The stretch of DNA CGGCCAACGACGGTGCGTACCTGCGCTTCCTGAAGGAGCGCCACATGTCCGCCGGTCTGTACGCCCTGGCACCGGGTGAGACCGACACCCAGACCCCGCACGCCCAGGACGAGATCTACCAGATCGTCAGCGGCCGGGCCGAGTTGACCGTCGGCGACGAGACCGCGACGGTCGGCCGCGGCTGCGTGGTGTACGTGCCGGCCGGGGTGCCGCACCGCTTCCACCACGTCACCGAGGAGCTGCGGGTGCTGGTGGTCTTCTCGCCGCCCGAGGACTGAGGCGGCCTCCCGGGCCCGGCGGATCGGCCGGGTACCGTGCCGGTATGACCAGCACGCTTACCGAAGAACTCTGGGCTGCCGTCGAGCCGGTGTACGCCGAGATCCTGGCCCACCCCTTCCTCGGCGGACTGACCGACGGCACGCTGCCGCGCGAGGCCTTCCGGCACTTCGTCGTACAGGACTCGCACTACCTGCGCGACTACGCGCGGGCCCTGGCGGTCTGCGCCGCCAAGGCGCCCGGGGAGGCGGAGGTGCGGGCCTTCGCCGACGACGCGATCGGCGCGCTCGCCGCCGAGCAGGGCATGCACGCCGAGTTCCTCACCGCCTTCGGCGACACCGCCGAGCAGGCCGCCGCCGAGCCGGTGCTGCCGACCACCCGCGCGTACACCAGCTACCTGCTGGCCACCGTCTACGGCGGCTCCTTCGCCGAGGGCCTGGCCGCCGTGCTGCCCTGCTACTGGATCTACGCCCGGGTCGGCGAGCAGCTGCTCGCGCAGTCCTCCCCCGACCCGCTCTACGCCAAGTGGATCTCCACCTACGGAGACGAGGCGTTCCAGTCCGTGGTGCGGCGGGTGCTGGCGCTCACCGACCGCCTCGGCGAGGAGGTCTCCCCGGCCGAGCGGCGGCGGATGGTGGAGCACTTCAGCAGCACCTCGCGCTACGAGTGGATGTTCTGGGACGCCGCCTGGCGCGGGGAGACCTGGCCGGTCTGACCTCGCTCGGGCGCGGTGGCTGGGGGTGATCCCTGGGGCCCGGCCTCAGGGGGATCTCCGGGTTCTCTCGGGGGCTGGAACCCTCGTTCCGCAGGTACGCCCCCCGTACGATCGAAGTATCGAAAGCGAGCGGGACGCGGCGGAGAAGCCGGCGCTAGCCCGAGGGGAGAGAAGGAACCGACATGGCTGAGCTCTGGAAGTCGCTGCCCTCTTGGGTGCGCAACATCGTCGTCCCGATCATCGTCCTGGTCCTGGCCTGGAACCTGATCTGGTTCGTGGTCGGCGTGGTGAGCTCGCTGCTCGCGCTGGTGATCAAGGCCCTGGTGGTGGTCGGGGTGGCCGCCGCCGTCTGGATCCTGGTGAAGAAGGCAGCCAAGAGCTGACCTGGTCCGATCGAACGTCGAGACCCCGCCTCCGGAGCTTCCGGGGGCGGGGTCTTCGGTTGTGCACGGTGTGCCCGGTGACATCCGTCATGCGGGTTGCCGGACGGTAGGCACTGCAGCGGGTGGGGCCCCTCGCGGGATGGTTGAGCCACGGCCGGGAACGGCACCGGGGCGGAACCGAAAGGGCGGACACCAATGGCGATCGGCGTGAACGAGAAGACGGTCGGACAGCAGCAGGGCGGCCCCTGGTCGGCGCTGCGCCCGGTGGCGGTGGACATCGCGGTGCCGCTGGGCGCGTACTACGCGGCGCACTCGGTGCTCGGGCTCGGGCTGGTGCCCTCGCTCGCGGTCAGCAGCGTGGTGCCGCTGGTGCGGACGGTGGCGCAGCTGCGGCGGGACCGCTCGGTGAACGGGCCGGCCCTGCTGATGCTGATGGTCAACCTGGTGGGCATCGCGCTCTCCGCCGTGGCCGGCGACCCCCGGCTGATGATCGCCAAGGACGGTGCGGTCAGCAGCGTGATCGGCCTCGGCATGCTGGCCTCGGTGGTGATCGGGCGGCCGATGATGACGGCGGCGATGCGGCCGTTCATCGTCCGGGATGAGGCGGAGAAGGAGGCGGCTTGGGAGCGGGCCTCGGGCGGGGCCCTCTTCCGGCGGTACGAGCGGGCGTTCACGCTGGTCTGGGGCACGGCGCTGGTCGCGGAGTGCGTGGCGAAGGTCGTCCTCGCGTACACCCTGCCGGTGGCGACGATGGCCTGGCTGAGCACGCTGCTGCTGGTCGGTGCGATCGTGCTGGCGATGGTGGTGGGGAACGTCTTCGCCGGGAAGATCGCCGAACTGGTGGCGTGAACCCACTGGGGGCGCGGGGAACTGCGCGACTGGCCATGCACCTCCGTGCACGGTTGATCGCGCAGTTCCCCGCGCCCCTGCTGTGGTTACTCCTGGATCGGAATGGTTTCCGCCACCGGCGTCGGTGAACTCTGTTGGCTGTTCATCGAGTTGAGGAGCTGGCGGGCCAGGCCGAGGCCGGTGCCGCCCATGGTGAGGGCCTTGGCGAACATGTCGCCCATGCCCTCCGCGCCGTTCAGCAGGATCATGTGCTCGACGTTGCCGAAGGCCTCGGCGCCGGCCCGGACGATGTCCGGCCAGTTCTCGGCGAGTTGCTGGGCGACCACGGCCTCCTGGTTCTCGGCCAGGGCGGCCGCGCGGGCCTTGATCGACTCCGCCTCGGCCAGACCGAGGGCGCGGGCGGCCTCGGCGGTCGCGAGGCCCTTGGCCTCGGCTGCGGCGGCCTCGGCCTGGCCGGTGGCCTTGGTGGCCTCGGCGGAGGCCAGACCGCGGGCCCGGGTGGCCTCGGCCTCGGCGAGGGCGGCGACCTTGACCCGGCTGGCCTCGGCGGCGGCCTTGAGCTCGGTCTCCTTGGCCTGGGCCTGGGCGGCCGAGATCCGGGCGTCGCGGTCGGCCTCGGCCTTGGTGCGGGTCTCGTAGGCGCGGGCGTCGGCCGGCTTGCGGACGTCGGCCTGGAGCTGCTGCTCCTTGCGGAAGGCCTCCAGCTCGGCGACCTTGGTCTCCTGGACCACGACCTCCTGGCGGGCGGCCGCCTGGGCCAGCGGGCCGGCCTGCATCGCGTGGGCGGTGGCCTTCTCCAGCTCGGCCTGGTAACCGGCCTGCTGGATACCGGAGTTGCGGGTGGCCTCGGCCTTGCGGGCGAAGGCCTCCTGCTCGGCCTCGGTGGCCATCCGGTCGGCCGCGGCGGCCGCGATGCGGGCGTCCCGCTGGACGGCGGCGGCGTGCGGGGCGGCCAGGTTGGTGATGTACCCGGTCGGGTCGAGGATCTCCTGGATCTGGAGCGAGTCGATGATCAGGCCGAGCTTCTCCATCTCGGAGCCGGAGGCGGACCGGGTCTCGGCGGTGAGCCGCTCGCGGTCGCGGATCATGTCCTCGACCGTCAAGGAGCCGACGATGGAACGGAGATGGCCGGCGAAGACGTTGTGGACCCGGGGGCCCATCGAGGTCTGCTGGCCGAGGAAGCGGCGGGCCGCGTTGGCGATCGAGACCAGGTCGTCGCCCACCTTGAAGATGACGACGCCCTTGACGTGCACCGGGATGCCCTGGGACGTCACGCACTCGACGTCCAGGTCGGCCTCGTTGAGGTCGAGCGAGAGCCGGCGGACCACCTGGAGGCCCGGGGTCACGAGCGTGCCCCGGCCGGTGACGATGCGGAAGCCAAGCCCGTCGCCGACCCCCTCGGTGCGGTGCTTGGAGCCGGAGATGATGAGAGCCTCGTCCGGCTCGGCGACCCGCCACATCATCTTGAAGAGCACGACGACCAGTACGACAGCGGCGATGGCGCCGCCCAAAACGCCGATGAACATCGGCAGATTCCCCCTTCAGGGCACACCGGCGTCCCGTGGCTGCGCGAGTTGTGCAGGGTTGCGCGGGACGCGGTGGCAGATCGAGATTGTGCGCCTGTCGGATTCCGTTGGGAAGGGCGGGGTGCCGGTTGTCGGGGTCGTTATGCGGTCAGTGGCGCGACGTACACCGTGCGTGGTGGCTGGTACTCGACCACCAGCACCTGACTCCCGATCGGCAGCGGCTCGCCGGGCACCGCGAGGTAGGCGAGGAACGCCTCCGTCCCGCCGCGCTCGGGGACGTGCACCAGCACCTCCCCCACCAGGCCCGCGCCGATCCTCCCGGTCACCCGGCCGGTGGTCCCGATCATCCCCGTCGTCATGCGAGCCCTTTCGTCATGCCGGCCCCGTCGTCACGCCCGGAGTCTGCCACCCGTCCGACGGCTGGAACCCTGCTGGACCAGCTCCCTCCGGCCCGCTACGGTGGCGGATGTCTTGTCGCGGGCAATTCCGCCCGACGACACGGGAGCTCGGAGCACCGGGCTGAGAGGGCGCTGACGGATCTCTGCATCCACCTGCTGCGCCGACCGCAGGAACCTGACCGGGTAATGCCGGCGTAGGGAGATAGAGGGTCTCATGACCACGTCCGAGTCACAGCACAGCCCTGCCCAGACCGCTGTCACCAGTGCCTCCACCGGGTACCCGACGCCCGCCTGGCGCAAGGCGTACCGGGAGGGTTCGCGGCCCGACCTGCGCGTCCCGTACCGCGAGGTGCAGCTCACCAACGGCAAGACCGTCCCGCTCTACGACACCTCCGGTCCGTACACCGACCAGGCCTTCGAGGCCGACGTGCGGCGCGGCCTGCCGCCGCTGCGCGACGCCTGGATCCGCCAGCGCGGCGACGTGGAGGAGTACGACGGCCGGGAGGCCCGGCCGGAGGACGACGGCATCAAGCACACCTCCCCGCGCGGTGGCAACCTGCGCAACCTGGACGCCGTCTTCCCGGGCCGTCCGCGCCGTCCGCTGCGTGGACGTGACGGAGTACCGGTGACCCAACTCGCCTACGCGCGGCGCGGGATCGTCACCCCGGAGATGGAGTTCATCGCGCTCCGGGAGGGCCTGGACGCGGAGTTCGTGCGCAGCGAGGTCGCGGCCGGACGGGCCGTCATCCCGCTGAACGTGAACCACCCCGAGGTGGAGCCGGCCATCATCGGCACCAACTTCCTGGTCAAGATCAACGCCAACATCGGCAACTCGGCGGTGACTTCCTCGATCGAGGAGGAGGTGGAGAAGATGACCTGGGCGACCCGCTGGGGCGCCGACACGGTCATGGACCTCTCCACCGGGCGCAACATCCACACCACCCGCGAGTGGATCCTGCGCAACTCCCCGGTGCCGATCGGCACCGTGCCGCTCTACCAGGCCCTGGAGAAGGTGGACGGCCGGGCGGAGGACCTCAGTTGGGAGGTCTACCGGGACACCATCATCGAGCAGTGCGAGCAGGGCGTCGACTACATGACGGTGCACGCGGGCGTGCTGCTGCGGTACGTGCCGATGACGGCCCGCCGCAAGACCGGCATCGTCTCGCGCGGCGGCTCGATCATGGCGGCCTGGTGTCTGGCGCACCATCAGGAGAACTTCCTCTACACCAACTTCGAGGAGCTCTGCGACATCCTCGCCGCCTATGACGTGACCTTCTCGCTCGGTGACGGCCTGCGGCCGGGCTCGATCGCGGACGCCAACGACGAGGCGCAGTTCGCCGAGCTGCAGACGCTGGGCGAACTCGGGCGGATCGCCCGGGAGCGCGGCGTGCAGGTGATGATCGAGGGCCCGGGCCACGTCCCGATGAACAAGATCAAGGAGAACATGGATCTCCAGAAGGAGATCTGCGACGAGGCGCCGTTCTACACCCTCGGCCCGCTCACCACCGACGTGGCGCCCGGTTACGACCACATCACCTCGGGCATCGGCGCGGCGATGATCGCCTGGTGGGGCACAGCGATGCTCTGCTACGTCACGCCCAAGGAGCACCTGGGCCTGCCCAACCGGGACGACGTCAAGACCGGCGTGATCACCTACAAGATCGCCGCCCACGCCGCCGACCTGGCCAAGGGCCACCCCGGCGCCCAGGCCTGGGACGACGCGCTCTCCGACGCCCGCTTCGAGTTCCGCTGGGAGGACCAGTTCAACCTGGCCCTCGACCCGGAGACCGCGCGCGACTTCCACGACGAGACGCTCCCGGCCGAGCCGGCCAAGACCGCGCACTTCTGCTCCATGTGCGGCCCGAAGTTCTGCTCGATGAAGATCAGCAAAACCATCAATGAGAAGTTCGGCGCCGGGGCGGCATCGCCGGAGTACGACGAGGCGGCTGTCGAGGGCATGAAGGCCAAGTCCGAGGAGTTCGCGGCCCAGGGCAACCGGGTCTACCTCCCCCTGGCCGACTGACGGCCGACCCAGAACGGCGCCGCACCGGGAGGCAGGAGGGGGTCTCCCGGCGCGGCGCTTCGGCTTGCTCGTTCGGCTTAGTCTCCGCGAGTCGGTTCTTAGGCGAACCTGTTCGCGCGGTTCCCTGGAGAGGCAACGCCTGCGTAGGGAGACGGATCGATGACTGATCAGCAGCCGTCCGGCCAGGAACGGCCCGAAGGTGAGCCGGCCGATGGACAGGGGGGACCGGCCAAGGGGTGGGGGCAGCAACCGCCACCCGGGCAGTCGCCGTACGGGCCGCCGCCGCCAGGTTGGAGCCAGCAGCCGCCGGCTCCTCCCAAGCGCCGTTTCGGCCGGGGTGTTCTCGTCGGCTGCCTCAGCGCGGTCGTGCTACTCGTCGTGCTGATCGTGGTCATCGTCCTAGCCGTCGGGGGGAGCAGCAAGAAGTCCCCGACCAGCCCCAGCTCCACCGGTAGCGGCGTGCAGTCGACCGGAGGGGCGCACCCGCCGGAGGCGGATGTGACGGTCACCTCCTGCGACGTGGACCCGACGACCTCGATCCCCAGCGCCAAGCTGGAGATCGTCAACCACAGCTCGAAGTCTTCGGACTACAGCATCTCGGTGGAGTTCGTGGACGCGAACGGCACCCGGGTGGCTGAGGGCGCGGCGCTCCAGAACCACCTTGGACCGGGCCAGAAGGCAGAGGACACGGCCGGTGGTACGGCTCAGGTGAGTGGCAAGGTCACCTGTCGGGTGACCTCTGTGAACCGGATTTCAGCGGTCGGGTAACCGTGGCGGCGCCGAGGCGATGAACGTGCCGCGGGCCGAGACGCCATATGTCAGTGCTGGTCGGCATGATCTCGAGCATGGATGCCGGCCTGACCATCTTGAGCCAGGAGTTCGACGCCGAGGAGGGGAGCTTTCTGCTGCGGCTGCGGTGTGACCTGCACTGGGACCGGGCGGCCTTCAGTAGGTTGGAACGGGCCATGCGGCTCGTCTGCGAGCAGACCCAGGCAGCCACCCAGCTCGATCGCTGGGTGGCTGAAGGCTTTCACAGCGTCCCATCCTGGGTGGCGGACTGGACCGCACACCCCCAATTCCCGAGACCGGAGCCGGACAGGTACTACCGGGCCTGCATTGAGCGGTTGAGTGACCTGGCCACTTGGTACTTCCAGGGGTATCACGACTATCTGGAGCCACACTCCTGGGCTGAACTGTGACCACCGAGCACTTCGGACGTTCGACAGTTCCCAATGTGCTGCTTCCGCGCCCAAGTTGTCGTCGATGAAGATCAGTCGATCCATCAATGAGAAGTTCGGCGCCGGGGCGGCATCGCTGGAGTACGACGAGGCGGCTGTCGAGGGCATGAAGGCCAAGTCCGAGGAGTTCGCGGCCCAGGGCAACCGGGTCTACCTCCCGCTGGCCGACTGACGGGCAGCCCCAGAACGGCGCCGCACCGGGAGGCCGAAGGGGGTCTCCCGGCGCGTCGCTCTGCCTGTTGTCGTGGGCGGTAGGGGGCTGCCCGCACAACAGGTCTATCCGCCGTTGGAGGACTGCGCCTGCCGGAGTCGTTGGACCTGCTTGTTGATCAGTTCCAGGGGGAAGGTCGAACTCCCACCGACATCGAGCATGTTGAAGATGGCGATAGTGCTTCCGGCGCGCACCACAGTGAACTGGTCGTTCCGAACCTGTGGCGAACCGACGTTCGTGGGGATGAGCTCGCGGAAGCTCACCGCCTCGTCCCCGACCTGCGGACCCTGCTCCACCCGGATCTCTGCTGTGAATTCGCCTGTGCGGCCGGACCCCCGGTAACTCCGGCACGAGCTGAGGGAATCTCTGAGCTGGGTGAAAGTCCGTTGAGCCGACCCGTCCGGATAGGCAGCGAGGATCGACCCGCCGGGCCAGATGTCGTCCTTCCAGTTGAAGATCTGGTGGACCGCCGCAGATGCTCCGACACCTGTCCTGATGTTGATGATGGTTTGGCAAGCGGGGTTTGAGACAGGCGGGGAGGAACTGCTCCTGCTACCGAAGCTGGGAAGCGAGACGTCGATCCCGCCTTGGTGCGCTTGCGGGACCTCTCCGTCCTTGAAGGTGAGCTCTCGCAACTGCGCAGCGGTCAACGGCACCTTGGCGGCCCCGCTGGAAGCGGTGGACTGGTCGGCTTGCCCCGCAGGGTGCGGTTGCTGGGCTGTTCCGCACCCGCCCAATATGAGTGCTCCCATGACCGCGGCGATCGCCGCTGACAGCGACCGTACTTTACGAGCCTGCATGTGTCCCCCTGGATCACGCGGATGAGGCGACCGAGGTTAGTGGGATGCGAGAGCTGGGAACAGCTGGCACCGGCCTTGTCACTGTGCCGGCCAGCGTCACCGTGATCAGCCGGTTGTTCTCGATGCCGGTGCCGATGTGCCGGTTCCGGCCTGAAGTGGTCTTCGATGAAGATCAGCAAATCCATCAATGAGAAGTTCGGCGCCGGGGCGGCATCGCCGGAGTACGACGAGGCGGCTGTCGAGGGCATGAAGGCCAAGTCCGAGGAGTTCGCGGCCCAGGGCAACCGGGTCTACCTCCCCCTGGCCGACTGACGGCCGACCCAGGACGGCGCCGCACCGGGAGGCAGGAGGGGGTTCCCGGCGCGGCGCTTCGGCCTGTCAGGTCGTGACAGCTTCCGTGGAGCCAGTTGAGTAGACGCTGCGGCATACGGCTACGAGATCCTCGGCATGGATGGCTCCGTATTGCTCGGGCGTCACCATGTCCACCGCCTGGAGAACCTGATGAGCGGACTTGGATCGGTAGCCGTTGGCGCTGTCATCTGTGGTCACGGCGACCGCCCAGTACTTGGCCAGAATCGGCGACTCCTGGAAGGTTCGGTAGGTCAAGGTGTCGCGCAGATCCATATCCTTGATCTCGACGTTAAGTCCCTCAGCCAGGGCCTCTCTTGCGTAGTCGAGGGCCTTATCGAGGCTCATGGTGTACAAGGTCAGAGGCCGACCGTTCGGCTCGCGTGGGATCGCCATGTCTGCAGGCTACAAGGCAGGTCCGTCGATCGAGCGGTCAACTCGGCATTATGGGAGGGGAGTCCAGCGGCCCCCGGCCACTGGTCGGCTGTTGCCGCGAGTTGGTTGGCAGCGGTGCCAGCAACAATTCGGTCAGTGCGGCATCCTGGCGCGCGGACGCCTATTCGTCAGGGTGACGCAAATTCGCTGGAACGGGCGTGCCGGTCTTCTCGTCTCTGACATGCTGAGGGTCCACCGAGAGGGGCCGTCGCGATGCAGTGGAAGATCCACGGGGAACGTCCGATCTACGAGAACCCATGGGTGAACCTGTGGCTGGCTGATGTCGAGCAGCCCGACGGGCACCGGTGGGAACACCACGTGGTCAAGCTGCGGCACCTCGCGGTCGCCGCCTTGGTGAACGCTGAGAAGCAGGTGTTGATGATGTGGCGGCACCGCTTCATCACCGACTCGTGGGCCTGGGAACTGCCCATGGGCCTGATCGAAGCTGACGAGACTCCGGCCGAGGCCGCCGCGCGTGAGGTGCTGGAGGAGACCGGCTGGAAGACCGGCGAGATCAAGCCGCTCATCTACGCCCAACCGGCGAACGGCATCACGGACTCCGAGCACTTCGTCTTCCGGGCCGACGCGGTCGAGTACGTGGGGCCGCCGACCGAGCGCAACGAGTCGGACCGCATCGAGTGGATTCCGTTGGCCGACCTGCGCGGCATGATCGACCGCCGCGAGATCGTCAGCAGCGGCACGCTGGTCGGCGTGCTCTACCTGCTGCTGGATGAGGCCGGCCTCTGACGTCACCGAGTCGCCAACGCGCCGATCCTGCGGACCAGCTCCGAGGCGATCGGCGCGTTCCGGTAGGGGCGCAGTAGCTCGCTGAACTCCTGGAGGTGGGCGAGCACCCTGGGCGACTCCACGTCCGTTGCGAGATCTAGTGCTTCCGTCGCCGTCACGCAAGCTAACTCGACTTCTTGACGCTGGAGTTGAGTGCGGGCGAGCCAGAATGTGTGGAAGGC from Kitasatospora sp. MMS16-BH015 encodes:
- the thiC gene encoding phosphomethylpyrimidine synthase ThiC gives rise to the protein MTTSESQHSPAQTAVTSASTGYPTPAWRKAYREGSRPDLRVPYREVQLTNGKTVPLYDTSGPYTDQAFEADVRRGLPPLRDAWIRQRGDVEEYDGREARPEDDGIKHTSPRGGNLRNLDAVFPGRPRRPLRGRDGVPVTQLAYARRGIVTPEMEFIALREGLDAEFVRSEVAAGRAVIPLNVNHPEVEPAIIGTNFLVKINANIGNSAVTSSIEEEVEKMTWATRWGADTVMDLSTGRNIHTTREWILRNSPVPIGTVPLYQALEKVDGRAEDLSWEVYRDTIIEQCEQGVDYMTVHAGVLLRYVPMTARRKTGIVSRGGSIMAAWCLAHHQENFLYTNFEELCDILAAYDVTFSLGDGLRPGSIADANDEAQFAELQTLGELGRIARERGVQVMIEGPGHVPMNKIKENMDLQKEICDEAPFYTLGPLTTDVAPGYDHITSGIGAAMIAWWGTAMLCYVTPKEHLGLPNRDDVKTGVITYKIAAHAADLAKGHPGAQAWDDALSDARFEFRWEDQFNLALDPETARDFHDETLPAEPAKTAHFCSMCGPKFCSMKISKTINEKFGAGAASPEYDEAAVEGMKAKSEEFAAQGNRVYLPLAD
- a CDS encoding cupin domain-containing protein; translated protein: MKLFRLDQLDAERAANDGAYLRFLKERHMSAGLYALAPGETDTQTPHAQDEIYQIVSGRAELTVGDETATVGRGCVVYVPAGVPHRFHHVTEELRVLVVFSPPED
- a CDS encoding DUF5326 family protein; protein product: MAELWKSLPSWVRNIVVPIIVLVLAWNLIWFVVGVVSSLLALVIKALVVVGVAAAVWILVKKAAKS
- the tenA gene encoding thiaminase II: MTSTLTEELWAAVEPVYAEILAHPFLGGLTDGTLPREAFRHFVVQDSHYLRDYARALAVCAAKAPGEAEVRAFADDAIGALAAEQGMHAEFLTAFGDTAEQAAAEPVLPTTRAYTSYLLATVYGGSFAEGLAAVLPCYWIYARVGEQLLAQSSPDPLYAKWISTYGDEAFQSVVRRVLALTDRLGEEVSPAERRRMVEHFSSTSRYEWMFWDAAWRGETWPV
- a CDS encoding NUDIX hydrolase, with translation MQWKIHGERPIYENPWVNLWLADVEQPDGHRWEHHVVKLRHLAVAALVNAEKQVLMMWRHRFITDSWAWELPMGLIEADETPAEAAAREVLEETGWKTGEIKPLIYAQPANGITDSEHFVFRADAVEYVGPPTERNESDRIEWIPLADLRGMIDRREIVSSGTLVGVLYLLLDEAGL
- a CDS encoding VC0807 family protein produces the protein MNEKTVGQQQGGPWSALRPVAVDIAVPLGAYYAAHSVLGLGLVPSLAVSSVVPLVRTVAQLRRDRSVNGPALLMLMVNLVGIALSAVAGDPRLMIAKDGAVSSVIGLGMLASVVIGRPMMTAAMRPFIVRDEAEKEAAWERASGGALFRRYERAFTLVWGTALVAECVAKVVLAYTLPVATMAWLSTLLLVGAIVLAMVVGNVFAGKIAELVA
- a CDS encoding flotillin family protein, which codes for MFIGVLGGAIAAVVLVVVLFKMMWRVAEPDEALIISGSKHRTEGVGDGLGFRIVTGRGTLVTPGLQVVRRLSLDLNEADLDVECVTSQGIPVHVKGVVIFKVGDDLVSIANAARRFLGQQTSMGPRVHNVFAGHLRSIVGSLTVEDMIRDRERLTAETRSASGSEMEKLGLIIDSLQIQEILDPTGYITNLAAPHAAAVQRDARIAAAAADRMATEAEQEAFARKAEATRNSGIQQAGYQAELEKATAHAMQAGPLAQAAARQEVVVQETKVAELEAFRKEQQLQADVRKPADARAYETRTKAEADRDARISAAQAQAKETELKAAAEASRVKVAALAEAEATRARGLASAEATKATGQAEAAAAEAKGLATAEAARALGLAEAESIKARAAALAENQEAVVAQQLAENWPDIVRAGAEAFGNVEHMILLNGAEGMGDMFAKALTMGGTGLGLARQLLNSMNSQQSSPTPVAETIPIQE